A portion of the Mesobacillus sp. AQ2 genome contains these proteins:
- a CDS encoding SRPBCC domain-containing protein gives MTIQPEIRKTILLNAPIEKVWKAVATSEGIAAWWMPNTFEAELGREFILHAGPFGDSPCKVTELDPPNRLGFDWGKDWHLVFELSDLDGKTEFTLIHSGWDPEKVTEFGQPHTIVQGIMDNGWDKIVKEALPSYIEG, from the coding sequence ATGACTATACAACCTGAAATACGCAAAACAATCTTATTGAATGCACCAATTGAAAAAGTGTGGAAAGCAGTTGCCACTTCGGAAGGAATAGCCGCATGGTGGATGCCGAATACGTTCGAAGCAGAACTTGGCAGGGAGTTCATTCTGCACGCTGGGCCTTTTGGTGATTCGCCATGCAAGGTGACAGAATTGGATCCGCCAAATCGACTTGGTTTTGACTGGGGAAAGGATTGGCATCTTGTATTTGAGTTAAGCGATCTTGATGGCAAGACTGAATTTACATTAATACACTCCGGCTGGGATCCTGAAAAGGTTACTGAATTCGGCCAGCCACACACAATTGTCCAGGGTATCATGGATAATGGCTGGGATAAGATCGTCAAAGAAGCACTTCCTTCCTATATCGAGGGTTAA
- a CDS encoding metalloregulator ArsR/SmtB family transcription factor encodes MPASQARHDVFQAVADPTRRKILKLLADKEMPIASITERFPITRTAVNKHLFVLSEAGLVTSRKIGRETRYLLQPEPLRELQEWLSFFEIYWDNKLSALKNFVESDE; translated from the coding sequence ATGCCAGCTTCTCAAGCGAGACATGATGTGTTCCAGGCTGTCGCGGATCCGACTCGCCGAAAAATTTTAAAGCTTCTTGCCGATAAGGAGATGCCGATCGCCTCCATAACTGAAAGATTCCCGATAACCAGGACTGCCGTCAATAAGCATTTATTTGTGTTATCAGAAGCGGGGCTCGTCACCAGCAGGAAAATTGGACGGGAAACACGTTACCTATTGCAGCCGGAACCGCTCCGTGAATTACAGGAATGGCTATCCTTTTTCGAAATCTATTGGGATAACAAATTATCGGCACTGAAAAACTTTGTGGAATCTGATGAATAA
- the hisC gene encoding histidinol-phosphate transaminase — protein sequence MKVNARAELEGITPYALGQTIEEIKEQYKLTTVRKLSDNENVYGTSPKVREAILQASGNLAFYPDGMTSGITEKLSAHYGLEPEHFLVSNGSEEIIRLLTRAYIDKNDEAVMAEVTFPRYKTNVLIEGGKAVTVPMIEGRHDLNAMLEAITEKTKLVFVCNPNNPTGTIVAKQELLSFIGNVPSKVLVVMDEAYFEYTDSEDFLDSMPLLDQYENLAILRTFSKIYGLASLRIGYGIMHPEIAKELHKVRDVFNVNQLAQAAAMAAIGDQDFVKDCAAKNSAEREFLRKKFRELEIQSFPSQSNFLFAYTNTPVIQTLTENGVLVRQMKLPGYKEAFRITLGTREDHEFILHVVSQHFHERAV from the coding sequence ATGAAGGTAAATGCTAGAGCAGAACTTGAAGGGATCACACCATATGCCCTCGGCCAGACAATTGAGGAAATCAAAGAACAATACAAGCTTACAACAGTAAGGAAACTATCTGATAACGAAAATGTTTATGGGACTTCACCAAAGGTGCGAGAAGCGATCCTGCAGGCATCTGGGAATCTGGCATTTTATCCAGACGGAATGACTTCAGGCATCACCGAAAAGCTGTCAGCACATTATGGATTGGAACCGGAGCACTTTCTGGTTTCTAATGGATCAGAGGAAATCATCCGGCTGCTGACACGAGCCTATATCGATAAAAATGATGAAGCGGTTATGGCAGAAGTAACGTTTCCACGCTATAAAACGAATGTCCTTATAGAAGGCGGAAAAGCGGTCACTGTTCCGATGATTGAAGGACGGCATGACCTGAATGCAATGCTTGAAGCCATCACTGAAAAAACGAAGCTGGTATTTGTCTGCAATCCAAACAATCCGACAGGTACGATTGTTGCGAAACAGGAGCTGCTTTCTTTTATCGGCAATGTGCCATCAAAAGTACTGGTCGTAATGGATGAAGCATACTTTGAATACACCGATTCCGAGGACTTTCTGGATTCGATGCCTCTGCTTGATCAATATGAAAATCTCGCCATCTTAAGGACCTTTTCGAAAATCTATGGTCTTGCTAGCCTGAGGATAGGCTATGGAATCATGCATCCGGAAATCGCAAAAGAGCTTCATAAAGTCAGGGATGTATTCAATGTGAACCAGCTGGCGCAGGCTGCGGCCATGGCAGCAATTGGGGATCAGGACTTCGTAAAGGATTGCGCAGCAAAAAATAGTGCAGAACGGGAATTCCTCCGTAAAAAGTTCAGGGAGTTGGAGATTCAGAGTTTCCCTTCACAATCCAATTTCCTTTTTGCTTACACGAACACTCCCGTCATCCAGACACTGACAGAGAACGGTGTCCTTGTCCGCCAGATGAAGCTTCCTGGCTATAAGGAAGCGTTCAGGATCACACTTGGCACCCGTGAGGATCATGAATTCATCCTGCACGTCGTCAGCCAGCATTTTCACGAAAGGGCGGTGTAG
- a CDS encoding fumarylacetoacetate hydrolase family protein, with product MKFITFLKKDGSIRAGWINSRNEAVDMHEATNGHLPENMLSFLDNHEEHLEYIKQDQALLDSETGTYLLKEVRLKAPLHNPKSVRDFYAFEQHVKTARENRGLEMIPEWYEIPVFYFTNHLAIKDPEEEIRRPRTCEWLDYELEIACVIGKEGRNIKAEDAEQHIFGFMVMNDWSARDLQRKEMKVGLGPAKGKDFATSFGPYLVTKDELESRKAGKGYDLQMKARVNGRELSSGNMKDLYYSFGEMIERASAGTTLYPGEVIGSGTVGTGCILELGSDVHRWLEPGDEVELEIEGLGALKNKIIED from the coding sequence ATGAAATTCATAACGTTTTTGAAAAAAGATGGTTCCATCCGTGCCGGCTGGATTAATTCACGCAATGAAGCCGTGGATATGCATGAAGCAACCAATGGGCATTTGCCGGAAAATATGCTGTCATTCCTTGATAATCATGAAGAACATTTGGAATATATCAAACAGGATCAAGCACTATTGGACAGCGAAACGGGAACATATCTGCTGAAAGAAGTCAGGTTGAAAGCGCCGCTGCATAACCCGAAGAGCGTCCGTGATTTCTACGCCTTTGAACAGCATGTAAAAACTGCCCGGGAGAACCGAGGACTTGAGATGATTCCGGAATGGTATGAGATCCCCGTTTTTTATTTTACCAACCATCTCGCAATCAAGGATCCTGAAGAAGAAATCAGGCGGCCGCGCACATGCGAGTGGCTGGATTACGAGCTTGAAATCGCCTGTGTCATCGGAAAAGAAGGCCGCAACATAAAAGCCGAAGATGCCGAACAGCATATTTTTGGTTTTATGGTCATGAATGACTGGAGTGCGCGAGACCTTCAGAGGAAGGAAATGAAGGTCGGACTTGGTCCGGCAAAAGGAAAGGATTTTGCCACATCCTTCGGTCCATATCTAGTTACAAAGGATGAGCTGGAATCACGTAAAGCCGGCAAAGGATATGACCTGCAAATGAAAGCAAGAGTGAATGGCAGAGAGCTCTCTTCTGGCAATATGAAGGATCTTTATTATTCCTTTGGAGAGATGATTGAACGTGCTTCGGCGGGGACGACGCTGTACCCGGGTGAAGTGATTGGCTCAGGCACTGTCGGAACAGGCTGCATACTCGAGCTTGGCAGTGACGTGCACCGCTGGCTGGAGCCTGGCGATGAAGTCGAACTTGAGATTGAGGGACTGGGTGCCCTTAAAAATAAAATTATTGAAGACTAG
- a CDS encoding ribonuclease J: protein MTLSIFALGGINEIGKNMYVVQYEDDIFVIDCGGKFPDESLLGIDLIIPEMTFLEENREKIRGLIVTHGHEDHIGGVPYFFKKLKTPVYATDFTLGLIELKLSEHKLLRGTELKKINSDSELDFGKVKVSFFKVSHSIPDCLGIVFQTPEGNVVHTGDFKFDLTPANDEQSEIHKMARIGTDGVLALLSESTNAERTGLTPSERMVAGHLEEAFMKVEGKIFVSTFASNVNRVQQVVEAAIKTDRKLVLLGRSMVNVVDVAIERGYLNVPEGMLIQPQAVDQLDPGKVAILCTGSQGEPMAALSRLSTGNYRDVNIYPGDTVIMAASPIPGNEKDVSKIIDNLFRLGAKVIYGSGSTTGMHVSGHGYQEDLKLMLTLMKPKYFIPIHGEYRMLHHHRLLAESVGVEQGHTFIIKNGDIVDIENGEARQTRNIPAGDTYVDGVSVGDVGEIVLRDRKQLSEDGMLVIVLTLSKAERKIISGPDTISRGFVFVKNSEDLMRDVNNLVTKTVTELQEDNVHRWNVIKQGIKKAVGQHIFQQTRRKPMILPIIIEI from the coding sequence GTGACTTTATCTATCTTTGCCCTGGGCGGCATCAATGAAATCGGCAAAAATATGTATGTTGTCCAGTATGAGGACGATATTTTTGTGATTGATTGCGGAGGCAAGTTTCCTGATGAGAGTTTGCTCGGAATAGATTTGATCATCCCTGAAATGACCTTTCTGGAGGAAAATCGGGAAAAAATCCGCGGGTTGATTGTGACTCATGGACATGAGGATCATATTGGCGGTGTTCCTTATTTTTTCAAAAAGCTTAAGACGCCTGTATATGCGACAGATTTCACGCTTGGATTAATCGAGTTGAAACTGAGTGAGCACAAGCTATTAAGAGGTACGGAACTGAAGAAAATCAATTCAGATTCAGAACTGGATTTCGGCAAGGTCAAGGTTTCCTTTTTCAAAGTGAGCCACAGCATACCGGATTGCCTCGGGATTGTTTTCCAAACTCCTGAAGGGAATGTCGTCCATACAGGAGACTTCAAATTCGACCTTACCCCTGCGAATGATGAACAATCGGAAATCCATAAAATGGCGAGGATCGGGACAGATGGTGTTTTGGCCTTGCTTTCTGAGAGCACAAATGCAGAACGGACAGGATTGACACCATCTGAACGGATGGTTGCCGGCCATTTGGAAGAGGCGTTCATGAAGGTGGAAGGCAAAATTTTTGTTTCTACTTTCGCCTCGAATGTGAACAGGGTACAGCAGGTTGTCGAAGCAGCAATCAAAACAGACAGGAAGCTTGTCTTGCTTGGCAGGAGCATGGTGAATGTTGTGGATGTTGCGATAGAACGAGGATACTTGAATGTCCCGGAAGGAATGCTGATACAGCCGCAAGCTGTCGACCAGTTGGACCCGGGCAAGGTGGCCATTCTTTGTACAGGCAGCCAGGGGGAACCGATGGCGGCACTATCCCGGCTCTCCACAGGAAATTACCGTGATGTCAACATATACCCAGGAGATACGGTCATCATGGCGGCATCCCCGATTCCAGGGAATGAAAAAGATGTATCGAAGATCATCGACAATTTATTCAGGCTCGGTGCGAAAGTCATTTACGGCTCAGGCAGTACAACGGGCATGCATGTTTCAGGGCATGGCTATCAGGAAGACCTCAAGCTGATGCTTACATTGATGAAACCGAAATATTTTATCCCGATTCATGGAGAATACCGGATGCTTCACCATCACCGTTTATTGGCAGAATCGGTGGGAGTGGAACAAGGGCATACGTTCATTATCAAAAATGGGGATATCGTTGACATTGAAAATGGTGAAGCACGCCAGACGCGGAATATTCCGGCTGGTGATACCTATGTGGATGGTGTCAGTGTCGGGGATGTTGGCGAAATCGTGCTCAGGGACCGCAAGCAGCTTTCCGAGGATGGCATGCTGGTGATTGTCCTGACTTTGAGCAAGGCCGAACGGAAAATAATCTCGGGGCCTGATACCATTTCGCGAGGCTTTGTGTTTGTGAAAAACTCGGAGGACCTGATGCGTGATGTGAATAATCTCGTTACGAAGACTGTAACTGAACTGCAGGAGGATAATGTTCACCGCTGGAATGTCATCAAGCAGGGAATCAAAAAGGCGGTTGGCCAGCATATTTTCCAGCAGACAAGAAGGAAGCCGATGATCCTGCCGATTATCATTGAAATCTAA
- a CDS encoding homogentisate 1,2-dioxygenase: MYYRQMGEIPKKRHTIFKKEDGSLFREQVMGTKGFSGTQSILYHHHMPTEVVKSELIGSYLPEYEEQGSLNHRHFLTDQITAKGDALSGREYILGNDDLLIGFASIDEPMKQFYRNGDGDEMFFFHHGSGKIETMFGTLNYQPGDYVVIPIGTIYRVVPDGLEMTKALIVESFSQITTPRRYRNEYGQLLEHSPFCERDIRGPETLETVSEKGEHEVITKTRGHLHRHVLNHHPLDVVGWDGYLYPWAFNIEDFEPITGRIHQPPPVHQTFEGHNYVVCSFVPRLYDYHPEAIPAPYYHSNVNSDELLYYVEGNFMSRKGIKEGSITLHPSGIPHGPHPGKTEASIGKKETLELAVMIDTFRPLKTVKKAKDIEDDQYMYTWIEK; the protein is encoded by the coding sequence ATGTACTACCGTCAGATGGGAGAAATCCCGAAGAAACGCCATACCATTTTTAAAAAAGAGGATGGTTCGCTATTCCGTGAGCAGGTAATGGGAACAAAGGGCTTTTCCGGTACTCAGTCGATCCTTTATCACCACCATATGCCGACTGAAGTAGTAAAAAGCGAATTGATCGGCAGTTATTTGCCTGAATATGAGGAGCAGGGATCGCTGAATCACAGGCATTTTCTGACTGATCAGATTACGGCAAAAGGTGACGCCCTCAGCGGAAGAGAATATATACTTGGCAATGACGATCTGCTCATTGGTTTTGCCAGTATTGATGAACCAATGAAACAATTTTACCGAAATGGCGATGGAGATGAAATGTTCTTTTTCCACCATGGATCAGGTAAGATTGAAACGATGTTTGGGACTTTGAATTATCAGCCGGGAGATTATGTAGTGATTCCGATTGGCACGATTTACAGGGTGGTGCCTGACGGTTTAGAAATGACGAAAGCGCTTATTGTGGAATCGTTCAGCCAGATTACGACACCGCGCCGATATCGCAACGAATATGGCCAGCTGCTTGAACACAGCCCATTCTGCGAGCGTGATATCCGCGGACCAGAGACATTGGAAACGGTCTCTGAAAAAGGGGAACACGAGGTTATTACAAAGACGCGCGGGCATCTTCACCGCCATGTGCTGAACCATCATCCGCTTGATGTCGTCGGCTGGGATGGATATCTGTATCCGTGGGCCTTCAATATCGAGGACTTCGAGCCGATCACTGGCCGTATCCACCAGCCGCCTCCGGTCCATCAGACATTCGAAGGACATAACTATGTAGTTTGTTCGTTTGTGCCGAGGCTTTACGATTACCATCCTGAAGCGATTCCGGCACCTTACTACCATAGCAACGTCAACAGTGATGAACTGTTGTACTATGTAGAAGGAAACTTCATGAGCCGGAAAGGCATCAAGGAAGGTTCGATCACTTTGCACCCAAGCGGAATCCCGCATGGTCCGCATCCGGGTAAGACTGAAGCAAGCATCGGCAAGAAAGAGACACTTGAGCTTGCCGTCATGATTGATACCTTCCGCCCGCTGAAGACCGTTAAAAAAGCTAAAGATATTGAAGATGATCAGTATATGTATACATGGATTGAGAAATAG
- a CDS encoding flavin reductase family protein, with the protein MEIKTDSLEWKDAYKLLQGSVLPRPIAFVSSQDENGTTNLAPFSFFTVISANPMMVCFSPMRRGTDGAKKDTLNNIEATKQFVINIVSKDFIQQMNDCATEFPSDVDEFEASGLTKTESAVVKPPRVRESRVHLECELDQVLHFGQDEAGAGSLVIGKVVHVHVDDDLYENGRINSEKLNPVGRLAGATYTLPLARTFELQRK; encoded by the coding sequence TTGGAAATCAAAACAGACAGTCTCGAATGGAAAGACGCATATAAACTTTTGCAGGGTTCGGTGCTGCCTCGCCCAATCGCATTCGTCTCAAGCCAGGATGAAAACGGAACTACCAATCTGGCGCCTTTCAGTTTTTTCACCGTCATCAGCGCCAATCCGATGATGGTCTGCTTTTCTCCGATGAGGCGAGGGACGGATGGAGCGAAGAAGGATACATTGAACAATATTGAAGCAACGAAACAGTTTGTCATCAATATTGTCAGTAAGGATTTCATCCAACAAATGAATGATTGCGCAACTGAATTCCCATCTGATGTTGATGAGTTTGAGGCCTCTGGTCTGACAAAGACAGAAAGTGCCGTTGTTAAACCCCCGAGGGTCCGGGAGTCCAGGGTACACCTTGAGTGTGAACTTGATCAGGTCCTCCATTTCGGGCAGGACGAAGCTGGTGCCGGCAGCCTTGTAATTGGAAAAGTCGTTCATGTACATGTCGACGATGATTTATATGAAAATGGCAGGATCAATTCAGAAAAGCTGAACCCGGTCGGCAGGCTGGCTGGCGCAACGTACACGCTGCCGCTTGCCAGGACCTTTGAGCTGCAAAGGAAATAG
- a CDS encoding VOC family protein encodes MEKATPFLMFEGNAEEAMKYYTSLIEDSKITSISRYGSDGPGQEGSVILATFTLKGQEFMCIDSNIHHEFTFTPSFSIYLTCSSEDEIDHLYEKLSKAGSVLMPLGDYSFSKKFAWTVDRFGVSWQLNLPN; translated from the coding sequence ATGGAAAAAGCAACCCCGTTTTTGATGTTCGAAGGTAATGCAGAGGAAGCAATGAAGTATTATACTTCGCTTATCGAAGATTCCAAAATCACCTCCATATCAAGGTATGGATCAGATGGGCCAGGACAGGAAGGGAGCGTCATTCTGGCGACCTTTACCTTAAAAGGGCAGGAATTCATGTGCATCGACAGCAATATACATCATGAATTCACGTTTACTCCATCTTTTTCAATCTACCTTACCTGCAGTTCTGAAGATGAAATTGACCATTTGTATGAAAAACTGTCTAAAGCAGGTTCAGTATTAATGCCCTTAGGGGATTATTCCTTCAGTAAAAAATTCGCCTGGACAGTTGACAGGTTTGGCGTCTCCTGGCAATTGAATCTGCCTAATTAA
- a CDS encoding DEAD/DEAH box helicase, with amino-acid sequence MEIKLNQKLIKDLCGTVSFKRGDAFYRADKVKFTDYSANRAEAIVSGADDFQVTVMNTGDGRFQTECTCPKLASVTQECQHVASVLIAILDQQKRGSTTRIIPTKNELADGMLAIFTEEPRRKSGHQLHFETRKILNTQFVIKPLAGSNQENLLGVSISLGPVKVDDLASFLLSIAKREPAAISPLFQYDPQLHCFQNETDSVIMLLTQIVQDADLAINKGDDASIVIIPPSFWQQILQLLRKVPDAKLESGGEITEFTVSNEKLPLEFNFEKNTANDYSLKIVGIHALTVFDKYNVVLSNSQLVELSPEDFSRLFELKNMLAKSKTDSIPILQDQMGFFVEKVVPGLRRIGEVQIDGDMAKQFLTDPLAAKLYLDRVNNRLLAGLEFQYGNIVFNPLEDREPRVNSLLIRDVEKEDVIIDILDESSFAKTDGGYFLHNEELEYEFLYHVLPKLQKFVQVYATTAVRNRIFREPARPQIRVKVKKERTNWLEFKFEMDGIAEKQIREILEALEEKQKYFRLRNGMLMSLETREWEEIQRFLKAGPIQAEDLEKGLNMPIIRGMQMLDSFDDQSVILAEESFRKFLEEITLPSEAKYVIPEKLEPVLREYQKQGYQWLKTIASYGFGGILADDMGLGKTLQSITYIASELPDARDRNQPILIVCPSSLVYNWLSEFLKFTPEIDAVIIDGNKNERARLLTAVSEMDVVITSYMLLRQDIHLYEKIKFHTVFFDEAQAFKNPLTQTAKAVMNIQAEHRFALTGTPIENSTEELWSIFRVVFPELFQGLKEYSHLTSKTIARRIRPFLLRRVKEEVLGELPEKIESIDRVELLPEQKKLYAAYLAKLRHQTLKQLDKNTIRKNRIKILAGLTRLRQICCHPGLFVDGYKGSSAKFEQLKKIIEESRYAGRRVLIFSQFTKMLGMIARELAYQGIPYFYLDGQTPSEDRVQTCEKFNAGERDFFLISLKAGGTGLNLTGADTVILYDLWWNPAVEEQAADRAHRMGQKNKVQVIKLISKGTIEEKMNELQEKKRNMIEEIIEEKSSVTLTEDDIREILMI; translated from the coding sequence ATGGAAATCAAACTGAATCAAAAACTCATCAAAGATTTATGTGGAACTGTTTCCTTTAAACGCGGGGATGCGTTTTACCGTGCGGATAAAGTGAAGTTTACTGATTATAGTGCCAATCGTGCAGAAGCAATTGTATCAGGTGCAGATGACTTCCAGGTCACTGTCATGAATACCGGGGATGGACGTTTCCAGACTGAGTGCACATGCCCGAAGCTTGCATCTGTCACACAAGAGTGCCAGCATGTGGCATCTGTCCTGATTGCGATTCTCGATCAACAGAAGCGGGGAAGTACTACCAGGATAATTCCAACGAAAAACGAACTTGCTGATGGAATGCTGGCCATTTTCACTGAAGAGCCCAGGAGGAAAAGCGGCCATCAGCTGCATTTTGAAACGAGGAAAATCTTGAATACTCAGTTTGTAATCAAGCCACTGGCAGGCAGCAACCAGGAGAATTTGTTAGGTGTCTCCATCAGCCTGGGGCCAGTCAAAGTCGATGATCTGGCAAGCTTTTTATTGAGTATAGCGAAACGCGAGCCAGCAGCGATTTCTCCTCTGTTCCAATACGATCCACAGCTCCATTGCTTTCAAAATGAAACGGATTCTGTCATTATGCTGCTGACTCAAATTGTCCAGGATGCGGATTTGGCTATTAATAAAGGAGACGATGCTTCGATAGTGATCATACCGCCATCATTTTGGCAGCAAATACTGCAGCTGCTTAGGAAGGTGCCAGATGCAAAACTGGAAAGTGGCGGCGAGATTACAGAATTCACTGTTAGCAACGAAAAGCTTCCGCTGGAATTCAATTTTGAAAAAAATACAGCGAATGACTATTCCTTGAAAATTGTCGGCATCCATGCTTTGACTGTTTTCGATAAATATAACGTGGTTTTGTCCAACAGCCAATTAGTGGAACTAAGCCCGGAGGATTTCAGCCGATTGTTTGAACTGAAAAATATGCTGGCGAAATCAAAGACAGACAGCATTCCAATTTTACAGGATCAAATGGGATTCTTCGTGGAAAAAGTCGTTCCCGGCCTGCGCCGTATTGGCGAGGTGCAAATCGATGGCGATATGGCGAAGCAATTCCTGACAGACCCCTTGGCGGCGAAGCTTTACCTTGACAGGGTCAATAACCGATTGCTGGCAGGACTGGAGTTCCAATATGGCAATATTGTATTCAACCCGCTCGAGGACAGGGAACCCCGGGTGAATTCGCTGTTGATCCGTGATGTTGAAAAAGAAGATGTGATCATTGATATACTGGACGAAAGTTCTTTCGCCAAAACGGATGGCGGTTATTTTTTGCATAATGAAGAACTCGAATATGAATTCCTGTATCATGTGCTGCCGAAACTCCAGAAATTTGTTCAGGTCTATGCAACGACTGCGGTCAGGAACAGGATATTCAGGGAGCCGGCCAGACCGCAAATCCGTGTGAAGGTAAAAAAAGAACGGACAAACTGGCTTGAGTTCAAGTTTGAAATGGATGGAATAGCCGAAAAGCAAATTCGGGAAATCCTTGAAGCACTGGAAGAGAAGCAGAAATACTTCCGTTTGCGCAATGGGATGCTAATGTCGCTTGAAACACGAGAATGGGAAGAAATCCAGCGTTTCTTAAAAGCAGGGCCGATCCAGGCAGAGGACCTGGAAAAAGGGTTGAACATGCCGATCATACGGGGAATGCAGATGCTGGATTCATTCGATGATCAATCTGTCATTCTTGCAGAAGAATCCTTCAGGAAATTTTTGGAGGAAATCACCCTTCCGTCAGAAGCTAAATACGTGATTCCTGAAAAACTAGAGCCAGTTTTGCGCGAATACCAAAAGCAGGGCTACCAGTGGCTTAAGACAATCGCAAGTTATGGCTTTGGAGGCATCCTAGCTGATGACATGGGGCTGGGGAAAACGCTTCAAAGCATCACTTATATAGCTTCAGAACTCCCAGATGCAAGGGATAGGAACCAGCCAATTCTGATTGTTTGTCCTTCATCACTGGTCTATAACTGGCTGAGTGAATTTTTGAAATTCACACCAGAAATAGATGCTGTAATCATTGACGGAAATAAAAACGAACGGGCCAGACTATTAACAGCTGTTTCGGAAATGGATGTCGTCATCACTTCTTACATGCTGTTAAGGCAAGACATCCACTTATATGAAAAAATAAAATTCCATACTGTCTTTTTCGATGAAGCACAAGCCTTCAAGAATCCGTTGACGCAAACGGCAAAGGCGGTTATGAATATCCAGGCAGAGCACCGATTTGCCTTGACTGGAACGCCGATTGAAAACTCAACAGAAGAACTGTGGTCCATTTTCAGGGTAGTATTCCCGGAGCTGTTCCAGGGATTAAAGGAATACAGCCATCTGACAAGCAAAACAATCGCACGAAGAATCCGGCCATTCTTGCTGCGGAGAGTAAAAGAGGAGGTACTTGGAGAGCTGCCTGAAAAAATAGAATCCATTGATAGAGTGGAATTGCTTCCTGAACAAAAGAAGCTTTATGCAGCATATTTGGCCAAGCTTCGTCATCAAACCTTAAAGCAGCTTGATAAGAACACAATCAGAAAAAATCGGATTAAAATCCTCGCCGGACTTACCAGACTCAGGCAAATTTGCTGCCACCCGGGCCTGTTTGTCGATGGATACAAGGGAAGTTCTGCAAAGTTTGAACAATTGAAGAAAATAATCGAGGAATCCAGATATGCTGGCAGGAGGGTATTGATCTTCTCACAGTTCACTAAAATGCTTGGCATGATTGCGAGGGAGTTAGCATATCAGGGCATTCCCTACTTTTACCTGGATGGACAGACGCCATCCGAAGACCGGGTACAAACTTGCGAAAAGTTCAATGCCGGAGAGCGGGATTTTTTCCTGATTTCATTGAAAGCAGGAGGGACGGGCTTGAATCTGACTGGAGCCGATACAGTCATCCTTTATGATTTATGGTGGAATCCAGCGGTTGAAGAGCAGGCTGCTGACCGGGCACACCGTATGGGCCAGAAAAATAAAGTTCAGGTCATTAAATTAATCTCAAAAGGAACGATTGAAGAGAAAATGAATGAGCTGCAGGAGAAAAAGCGAAATATGATCGAAGAAATCATTGAAGAAAAATCCTCAGTGACGCTGACAGAGGATGATATCCGCGAAATCCTTATGATATGA